A genomic region of Methanosarcina thermophila TM-1 contains the following coding sequences:
- a CDS encoding phasin family protein, with protein sequence MRESVRKLGLIGAGLWAITEDRINELVKELVDKGDINKEEGKKVVQEMLEERKRQKLDLEKKISEKIQESISKIDIFTKKDMNELESRIQKLEEEIQRIKNKEKMFFK encoded by the coding sequence ATGAGAGAATCCGTAAGAAAACTGGGGCTTATAGGAGCCGGCCTCTGGGCAATAACCGAGGACAGGATAAATGAACTTGTAAAGGAACTTGTTGATAAAGGAGACATCAATAAAGAAGAAGGTAAAAAAGTTGTCCAGGAAATGCTGGAAGAAAGAAAAAGACAGAAGCTCGATCTTGAGAAGAAAATCTCAGAGAAAATTCAGGAGTCAATCTCGAAAATCGATATTTTTACTAAAAAAGACATGAATGAGCTTGAATCCAGGATACAGAAACTAGAAGAAGAAATTCAGAGAATCAAAAACAAGGAAAAGATGTTTTTTAAGTGA
- a CDS encoding heavy metal translocating P-type ATPase — protein sequence MEVTIGVYGMTCGHCQKRVADAISSLEGIESVDVNLESEYATFSFDPEKITLEDIKAAIRKAGYSTEREKTQEESQAEFFGAAEAAGTETEAEERTLTEPEGSEEAPQACPQDLTCELPAGEASQVSEPKTGLKEITLGVSGMTCSACVANIERVLKKKAGVSSVVVNLELGRAKVGFDPSLISPKEIEDTIESIGYKVEKDTVTLNLEGMSCASCAANIERVLNKTDGVISASVNFPLEKAVVEFDSAQISVREIIAAVRRIGYGASVRTEAVEYEDREQISREAEIQKQKNNLIIAAVLGIPVAIGNMGMLFPSLMGFIPSFLFDPVVLFILSTLILIFPGRQFFVGTFKGFRHGVTDMDLLIAGGTGSAYIISVAATFFDLGPGYDTLYYDTVALLILFIVLGRYLEARARSRTSEAIRKLMGLRAKTSRILVDGVEKEVPVEDVVVGDIVVVRPGEKIPVDGVVVEGSSAVDESMLTGESIPVEKSPGSTVIGATLNKTGTFNFRATKVGADTALAQIIRLVENTQTSKAPIQRVADVFAGNFIIAVHILTLLAFFFWFFVGYWRFDVSTSMGGISPFLFSLLIGITILVISCPCAVGLATPAAIMVGTGRGAENGILIKGGEALERAHKLDTIVFDKTGTLTEGTPKLTDVFAAPGNEKEQVLFIAATAEKGSEHPLGEAIVKGAEEMKISPGKAENFRSIPGKGVEAYFEGKQILLGTRKLMEEYGISFEILEPEMRAFEEDGKTAMLVAYEKKIMGIVAVADTLKETSREAVETLKKMGIEVAMITGDNAITAGAISRQLGISRVLAEVLPEDKANEIKKLQDEGKLVGMVGDGINDAPALIQSDVGIAMGAGTDVAMESAEIVLIKNDPRDVVVALKLSRLTIRKIKQNLFWAFGYNSIGIPIAAGILYPVFNRILITPELAAAFMALSSVSVTTNSLLMKRSKLK from the coding sequence ATGGAAGTTACCATTGGAGTTTACGGCATGACCTGTGGTCACTGCCAGAAAAGAGTAGCGGATGCCATTTCTTCTCTTGAGGGAATAGAATCCGTTGATGTAAATCTCGAATCCGAATACGCCACATTTAGCTTTGATCCTGAAAAAATAACCCTGGAAGACATAAAGGCAGCTATCCGGAAGGCGGGATACTCAACAGAACGCGAAAAAACACAGGAAGAATCACAGGCGGAATTTTTTGGGGCAGCAGAAGCGGCGGGGACAGAAACAGAGGCTGAGGAAAGGACCTTGACGGAACCAGAGGGATCAGAAGAGGCTCCTCAAGCCTGTCCCCAGGATCTAACCTGTGAGCTGCCAGCAGGAGAAGCCTCGCAAGTCTCAGAGCCGAAAACCGGTTTAAAAGAAATCACGCTAGGAGTTTCTGGCATGACCTGCTCAGCCTGCGTCGCAAATATTGAGAGAGTATTAAAAAAGAAAGCAGGAGTGAGTTCAGTAGTTGTCAATCTGGAACTTGGAAGGGCAAAAGTCGGTTTTGATCCCTCGCTTATCTCTCCTAAGGAGATTGAAGATACTATCGAATCAATCGGATATAAGGTAGAGAAGGATACGGTAACTCTTAACCTCGAAGGTATGAGTTGCGCCTCCTGCGCTGCAAATATCGAGAGAGTTCTTAATAAGACCGACGGCGTGATTTCGGCTTCAGTAAATTTCCCACTTGAAAAGGCAGTTGTGGAATTCGACTCAGCCCAGATTTCCGTAAGAGAGATTATTGCTGCGGTACGGAGAATTGGTTATGGGGCATCAGTCCGGACTGAAGCTGTGGAATATGAAGACAGAGAGCAGATATCAAGGGAGGCTGAGATCCAAAAGCAGAAAAATAACCTGATTATTGCTGCTGTGCTTGGAATTCCGGTTGCTATCGGGAATATGGGTATGCTGTTTCCTTCTCTTATGGGGTTTATTCCTTCCTTCCTCTTCGACCCAGTAGTGCTTTTTATATTGTCAACCCTCATCCTTATCTTCCCTGGCAGGCAGTTTTTTGTCGGGACTTTTAAAGGTTTCAGGCACGGCGTAACCGATATGGATCTGCTGATTGCCGGAGGGACAGGGTCTGCCTACATAATCAGCGTAGCAGCAACATTTTTTGATCTCGGACCCGGGTATGATACTCTCTATTACGATACGGTAGCTCTCCTTATACTTTTCATCGTGCTTGGTAGGTATCTCGAAGCCAGGGCAAGGAGCCGGACTTCGGAAGCAATAAGAAAATTGATGGGACTCAGGGCAAAGACCTCCCGAATTCTTGTGGATGGTGTGGAGAAAGAGGTTCCTGTAGAAGATGTCGTGGTTGGCGACATTGTTGTTGTTCGCCCAGGAGAGAAAATTCCGGTTGACGGGGTTGTAGTTGAAGGCAGTTCGGCAGTGGATGAGTCAATGCTTACCGGTGAGAGTATTCCTGTAGAGAAAAGCCCAGGCAGCACGGTTATCGGGGCTACGCTAAATAAAACAGGAACTTTTAATTTCCGGGCTACTAAAGTTGGGGCTGATACCGCTCTTGCCCAGATAATCAGGCTTGTTGAAAATACTCAGACCTCTAAAGCCCCAATCCAGAGGGTTGCGGATGTCTTTGCTGGCAACTTCATAATAGCGGTGCATATTCTTACCCTTCTCGCCTTTTTCTTCTGGTTCTTCGTAGGCTACTGGCGCTTTGATGTATCCACATCTATGGGAGGAATCAGCCCCTTCCTCTTTTCCCTGCTTATAGGCATTACAATCCTTGTGATCTCATGCCCATGCGCGGTTGGGCTTGCAACTCCTGCAGCCATCATGGTGGGCACTGGTCGGGGAGCGGAAAACGGGATCCTCATAAAAGGTGGGGAAGCCCTCGAGAGGGCACATAAGCTTGATACTATAGTTTTCGACAAAACCGGAACTCTTACGGAAGGCACTCCAAAACTCACAGATGTGTTTGCAGCCCCTGGTAATGAAAAGGAACAGGTGCTTTTTATAGCTGCAACGGCTGAAAAGGGATCGGAACATCCCCTGGGAGAAGCTATTGTAAAGGGAGCTGAGGAGATGAAGATCAGCCCCGGAAAAGCAGAAAATTTCCGTTCAATTCCGGGAAAGGGTGTTGAAGCTTATTTTGAGGGAAAGCAAATCCTGCTCGGCACACGTAAACTTATGGAAGAGTACGGGATCTCCTTTGAGATCCTTGAGCCTGAAATGCGTGCATTTGAGGAAGATGGAAAAACTGCGATGCTCGTGGCGTATGAGAAAAAAATCATGGGCATTGTTGCAGTTGCCGATACCCTTAAGGAGACCTCCAGGGAAGCAGTTGAGACCCTGAAAAAAATGGGAATCGAGGTAGCTATGATTACAGGAGACAATGCCATTACAGCAGGTGCGATATCCAGACAATTAGGTATCTCAAGAGTGCTTGCTGAGGTGCTTCCTGAGGATAAGGCAAATGAAATTAAAAAACTTCAGGATGAAGGAAAGCTTGTCGGGATGGTAGGTGACGGCATTAATGACGCTCCTGCATTGATCCAGTCTGATGTGGGAATTGCAATGGGAGCGGGCACTGATGTAGCAATGGAGTCCGCAGAAATCGTACTTATAAAGAACGACCCCAGAGATGTGGTCGTGGCTCTTAAGCTGAGCCGGCTTACTATCCGCAAGATCAAACAGAACCTGTTCTGGGCTTTTGGATATAATTCGATAGGTATTCCTATTGCAGCCGGGATTCTTTATCCTGTTTTTAATCGAATATTGATTACACCAGAACTTGCTGCTGCCTTTATGGCTTTGAGCTCAGTCTCGGTGACTACCAATTCCCTGCTAATGAAAAGAAGCAAACTTAAATGA
- a CDS encoding amino acid-binding protein, with protein MRVSMDIELKDVPGQMLLALQPLSECKANLITVVHHHQRRTPRKTVPVKLVLETKPENIEIIKAKLEENGIRVVRVGEHRFRESVNVVLIGHVVHTGIQDTIDEIDKTGFAEVVDLSLSMPGINMLSSALMKINAISKEDMQKALSILKEVSAKKDLLMVLPIDVQA; from the coding sequence ATGCGAGTTTCCATGGACATTGAGTTAAAAGATGTACCCGGGCAGATGCTTTTAGCCCTCCAGCCTCTTTCGGAATGTAAGGCTAACCTGATAACAGTAGTACATCACCACCAGAGGAGAACCCCCAGAAAAACAGTGCCTGTAAAGCTTGTACTTGAAACAAAGCCTGAAAACATTGAGATAATAAAGGCAAAGCTGGAAGAGAACGGAATTCGAGTGGTAAGAGTCGGAGAACACCGTTTCAGGGAGAGCGTAAACGTAGTGCTCATCGGACATGTGGTTCATACAGGGATCCAGGATACGATTGATGAGATTGACAAAACTGGCTTTGCTGAAGTTGTGGATCTCTCCCTTTCCATGCCCGGTATCAATATGCTTTCTTCAGCTCTAATGAAAATTAATGCTATTAGTAAAGAGGATATGCAAAAGGCACTTTCCATCCTCAAAGAAGTCTCGGCAAAGAAAGACCTGCTTATGGTTCTTCCAATAGATGTTCAGGCCTGA
- a CDS encoding helix-turn-helix transcriptional regulator yields the protein MNFRKLCRFALVLFLIIVLQGDATAAKIQGTVYEWYTFKPLNNSIVEINSTPEQNFIATDSHYSFNLTPGTYTITANYLEGNRIVYTATEEVVISDDGEYVHDLLLFPPSNEELLNQDELEAPVLDYEEMGPVSPPPGSQYTFLGSALLALIVLMLAGYFLKKSLDKPAYTHFPEENRQPYLLEPEEPIKDAVFSKEAKINTAENIVKNSETNSAQPNLESEEIPETGEVLQQRTESEEEAQDSLLKEEEPGKSSSESAKHSKINLPDDLKEILELVRASGNRISQRELRKKSPYSESKVSLMLSDLEERGLIEKFKRGRGNIIRIPDVHISKQAELRKKKE from the coding sequence GTGAATTTTAGAAAGCTCTGCAGGTTTGCACTTGTCCTCTTCCTGATTATAGTCCTTCAGGGAGATGCAACAGCGGCCAAGATTCAAGGAACAGTTTACGAATGGTACACTTTCAAGCCTCTTAACAACTCAATTGTAGAAATTAATTCCACCCCAGAACAGAACTTCATTGCAACGGATTCACATTATTCTTTCAACCTCACCCCTGGCACCTATACAATAACTGCAAACTATCTTGAAGGAAACAGGATTGTTTATACAGCTACGGAAGAGGTTGTAATTTCAGATGATGGAGAGTATGTGCATGATCTTCTCCTGTTCCCCCCCTCTAATGAGGAGCTTCTGAATCAGGATGAATTAGAAGCACCTGTTCTGGATTATGAGGAGATGGGACCTGTATCCCCACCACCAGGCTCTCAGTATACCTTTTTAGGTTCGGCTCTCCTCGCTCTCATAGTCCTTATGCTGGCTGGCTACTTTTTAAAGAAGAGCCTTGATAAACCGGCATACACCCATTTTCCCGAGGAAAACCGACAGCCATACCTGCTGGAGCCTGAAGAACCCATAAAGGATGCAGTATTCTCTAAAGAAGCTAAAATCAATACAGCAGAAAACATTGTAAAAAATTCAGAAACTAACTCTGCTCAGCCTAATCTGGAGTCCGAAGAGATACCTGAAACTGGTGAGGTTTTACAGCAGAGAACCGAGTCTGAAGAAGAGGCTCAGGACTCTCTTCTTAAGGAAGAGGAGCCCGGTAAATCGAGTTCGGAGTCCGCGAAACATTCAAAAATTAATCTCCCAGATGATCTAAAAGAAATTTTGGAGCTAGTTCGTGCCAGCGGAAACCGGATCAGCCAGAGAGAACTGAGGAAAAAATCTCCTTATTCGGAGTCCAAAGTCAGCCTTATGCTCTCGGACCTTGAAGAGCGTGGGCTCATTGAGAAATTCAAAAGAGGAAGGGGAAATATAATCCGCATTCCTGATGTTCATATCTCCAAACAAGCAGAACTTAGAAAAAAGAAGGAGTAA
- a CDS encoding rubrerythrin family protein translates to MKKMTEQHLINAFGGESQAHMRYLHFGNQAEKEKFSNVARLFRAIAHAEYVHAGDHYRELRHLDGGFVANSMGAFGPGDTVKNLKLAIAGETFEIEEMYPSYIEVAKFQGEKGAQRSFEWSYASEKLHKQLFERALEQVSSGKDIELGPVQICEVCGYTLEGEAPDVCPVCGALKDKFTAFE, encoded by the coding sequence ATGAAAAAAATGACAGAGCAGCATCTTATCAATGCATTCGGAGGAGAAAGCCAGGCTCATATGAGATACTTACATTTTGGAAATCAGGCGGAAAAAGAGAAATTCAGTAACGTAGCCCGTTTATTTCGCGCGATTGCCCATGCTGAATATGTACATGCAGGAGACCATTACAGGGAACTAAGACATCTCGATGGGGGATTTGTCGCAAACAGCATGGGAGCCTTTGGTCCAGGGGATACAGTAAAAAACCTTAAACTGGCAATTGCTGGGGAGACATTTGAGATTGAGGAAATGTATCCTTCATATATAGAAGTTGCAAAATTCCAGGGAGAAAAAGGCGCGCAGAGAAGTTTTGAATGGTCATATGCCAGTGAAAAATTGCATAAACAGCTTTTCGAAAGAGCACTGGAGCAGGTGAGCTCAGGAAAGGACATAGAGCTTGGTCCTGTCCAGATCTGTGAAGTATGCGGATACACTCTTGAGGGAGAAGCCCCGGACGTGTGCCCAGTATGTGGAGCGCTTAAGGACAAATTTACCGCGTTTGAATAA
- a CDS encoding coiled-coil domain-containing protein produces the protein MKKSRVLHYLACFTIVLTLLSLLSGDSFAARDSSEHENDNPNQYMREDPHGSYMNGTDSINGASSTESDVKQEQKNLSSKNRNEISEHKQGIKQLQEELQFHKQEYRKAKEDFLKIRNSIQREELDLDSEEALNATKFYLNSSIEYMIAHLSYVKSNIEYSKGSGTEEKIVDIDKNIKLLEIERTNIAKASSHEELVVVVRSVREIWNNAEKTSLSSAGETVSEKIGESLKKSENLSENLSIKVEDMKKTGVNTAELETELASYISYIKSAQEKKEAADSIYSSENTTREDLQKANNYLRQSLNDISKANKILRKMFGELKNYEIERDKGSEVNIT, from the coding sequence ATGAAAAAATCGAGAGTATTACACTATCTGGCTTGTTTTACGATAGTATTAACATTACTCAGTTTGCTGTCAGGAGACTCCTTCGCTGCCAGAGATTCTTCAGAACATGAAAACGACAATCCGAATCAGTACATGCGTGAAGATCCCCACGGTTCATATATGAATGGGACTGACAGCATAAATGGGGCAAGCAGTACTGAATCTGATGTGAAACAAGAACAAAAGAATCTCAGCTCAAAAAATAGAAATGAAATTTCCGAGCATAAACAGGGAATAAAACAATTACAGGAAGAACTCCAGTTTCATAAGCAAGAGTACCGTAAAGCAAAAGAAGATTTTCTCAAGATCAGGAATAGTATTCAGAGAGAAGAACTTGACCTTGATTCCGAAGAGGCTCTAAATGCCACAAAGTTCTACCTTAACTCAAGTATTGAATATATGATAGCTCACCTTTCATACGTAAAGAGCAACATAGAATACTCAAAAGGGAGCGGAACAGAAGAAAAAATTGTTGACATCGATAAAAATATAAAACTGCTTGAGATCGAGAGGACAAATATTGCAAAAGCATCAAGCCATGAAGAACTTGTTGTTGTGGTTAGGTCTGTACGCGAAATATGGAATAATGCCGAGAAAACCAGCCTTTCAAGCGCAGGGGAGACTGTCAGTGAGAAAATAGGAGAATCTCTTAAGAAATCCGAAAACCTCTCTGAAAATCTTAGTATAAAAGTAGAGGACATGAAAAAAACGGGCGTTAACACCGCTGAGCTTGAAACTGAACTTGCCAGTTATATATCATATATAAAATCCGCACAGGAAAAGAAAGAAGCGGCAGATTCTATCTATAGTAGTGAGAATACCACTCGGGAGGATCTGCAAAAGGCGAATAATTACCTTCGTCAATCCCTCAATGATATTAGTAAGGCGAATAAGATACTCAGGAAAATGTTCGGCGAATTGAAGAATTATGAAATCGAGAGAGACAAAGGATCTGAAGTTAATATAACATAA
- a CDS encoding Hsp20/alpha crystallin family protein: MADMTKVSPSICAYPDEKYENLEIEVILPGVEKKDITFKITEDGFYVRATKEGVEYVDSYAICCPVVPEKATAKYSNGILKVTVPYQQPFENAIDVKIE, translated from the coding sequence ATGGCAGATATGACAAAAGTTTCACCATCTATATGCGCATATCCTGACGAAAAGTATGAGAATCTTGAAATTGAGGTCATCCTTCCGGGGGTAGAAAAGAAAGATATTACTTTTAAGATCACAGAAGACGGCTTTTATGTGAGAGCTACCAAGGAAGGAGTCGAATATGTGGACAGCTATGCAATCTGCTGTCCGGTTGTCCCGGAAAAAGCGACAGCCAAGTACTCAAACGGTATACTTAAAGTTACCGTACCTTATCAGCAGCCTTTTGAAAACGCCATTGATGTAAAAATTGAGTAA